One region of Rhodocaloribacter litoris genomic DNA includes:
- a CDS encoding O-antigen ligase family protein: MWTTAYHITHSVGLFKNRGVAIVLAGILLLSAFGPIFSELKLGPVSVWAAITIIYVVFLWGEWLFLLRPVSRTLLLRLLPLLLFMAWAWCSLVWYKVTLAGLQNLILMTAFLGSIMQAAHLARRAPERVRWVVGGLEWGIWIALAIYGIGLWKEGVGAKELLHSRSFAMFALTGLAWQLAQVRGGRRVSYWQMGFILGAIIVSLSRAVMGAALIMVLLAYFRPTGKGIIQFMVIASLAVASTVMLFRHFEPLKERFTQGDLRSVEVLAVGKVAVNMSGRNMLWEITLRSAQGHWWFGKGAGAVQEEISSVFNGKLEHPHNEYLRLFHDYGVIGLLLFLISYFSLAWRSWKAYQQEYIQAYSGTIHLASTLALVGQAIVMITDNSLVYLFAIVPVGIMCGLSLGKMNRVRRKQKTFPA; encoded by the coding sequence ATGTGGACAACAGCTTATCATATAACCCATTCAGTAGGTTTGTTCAAAAATCGTGGAGTGGCTATTGTCCTCGCGGGAATTTTGTTGCTAAGTGCGTTCGGGCCAATTTTTAGCGAGCTCAAGCTGGGGCCTGTGTCTGTTTGGGCTGCTATTACGATTATTTATGTTGTATTTTTGTGGGGTGAATGGTTATTTCTTTTGCGTCCTGTCAGCAGAACATTGCTCCTGCGGCTTTTGCCATTGTTGCTTTTTATGGCATGGGCATGGTGCAGCCTTGTTTGGTACAAGGTTACATTGGCGGGTTTGCAGAATCTCATTCTGATGACAGCATTTCTCGGTAGCATAATGCAGGCAGCGCACCTTGCTCGCCGGGCGCCCGAACGAGTACGCTGGGTGGTTGGAGGTCTCGAGTGGGGCATCTGGATTGCCCTGGCCATCTACGGCATTGGGTTGTGGAAGGAAGGAGTTGGCGCAAAGGAGTTGCTACATTCTCGGTCCTTCGCCATGTTTGCCTTGACGGGGTTGGCCTGGCAACTTGCACAGGTCAGAGGTGGCCGACGTGTTAGCTACTGGCAGATGGGGTTTATTTTGGGTGCAATCATTGTAAGTCTCTCCCGGGCTGTGATGGGTGCAGCACTCATCATGGTTTTACTGGCGTACTTTCGACCTACAGGTAAAGGGATAATACAGTTTATGGTGATAGCAAGCCTCGCTGTTGCAAGCACGGTAATGCTGTTCCGGCATTTTGAGCCGCTTAAGGAACGTTTCACTCAGGGAGATCTTAGGAGCGTAGAAGTGCTTGCAGTCGGTAAAGTGGCAGTAAATATGTCAGGTCGAAATATGCTCTGGGAAATCACGCTACGGTCCGCACAAGGGCATTGGTGGTTTGGTAAGGGAGCAGGGGCTGTGCAAGAGGAAATATCGAGTGTGTTCAATGGGAAACTGGAGCATCCTCATAATGAATATCTTCGTCTTTTTCATGATTATGGTGTAATTGGTTTATTGTTGTTTTTAATTTCATATTTTTCTTTGGCATGGAGGTCGTGGAAAGCTTATCAGCAAGAGTACATACAAGCATATTCTGGCACTATTCACCTGGCTTCAACGTTGGCATTGGTCGGTCAAGCTATTGTGATGATAACGGATAATTCATTGGTTTACTTGTTTGCGATTGTGCCTGTTGGAATAATGTGTGGTCTGTCATTGGGTAAGATGAATAGGGTAAGAAGAAAACAAAAAACTTTTCCTGCATGA
- a CDS encoding LAGLIDADG family homing endonuclease produces the protein MHVEAVEDYAKSVEQERLVVPRRIYVPAFNPRTYRMELRLARAFIKHPSWNKDAYCIRTRYGRAIRVTGDHSVFRRGADGLPEAVPVRELKVGDDIAIPARLPVVEQDRTAINLAEYLIRTRAASERWRYALQAPSLRTVIARERSFILDVLLRSGHFQGSRSARNTAGCAYRRYLKGAYLPLYVAAALRHAGKLTWPEDGRIRLYTAGRSTALPIHIPITDDLLWLLGLFVAEGHAFARKGTYRIMISSEERLLDRAAHILETHLGIRPRRIAAQSGRSPALYADGRLLYELFHEVFQVAAPSRSLRLPAWILQLPLKRVKYFLEGYREGDGTHSRYPEVRELAFNTASEGLATDLTYLLLRFGIVASVGQYESTIKKRPGRRYPFWRVTVCELSNFNILEWDRGVTQRLNATRLGDLVWARVLSIEPIEATPYVYDFSVEGYENFVAGNGVCAHNTYGPRMRLDDGRALPTFMAQALRGEPITVFGDGSQTRSFQYIDDLVEGIYRLLMSDCVEPVNIGNPDEISILDFAREVVRLTGSRSEIVFKPLPQDDPKVRQPDISRAREVLGWMPRVDRAEGLRRTLQYFQERIAATSNV, from the coding sequence ATGCACGTCGAAGCGGTGGAAGACTATGCAAAATCGGTTGAGCAGGAGCGTCTGGTTGTGCCACGTCGCATTTATGTCCCGGCTTTCAATCCACGCACCTATCGCATGGAGCTTCGGTTGGCCCGGGCTTTCATCAAGCACCCGTCGTGGAACAAGGATGCTTACTGCATCCGAACCCGATACGGACGGGCCATTCGCGTAACGGGCGACCACAGCGTATTCCGACGTGGCGCCGATGGCTTGCCCGAAGCCGTGCCCGTACGTGAGCTAAAGGTTGGAGATGATATTGCCATTCCGGCCAGGCTACCCGTCGTGGAACAGGACCGGACTGCGATCAATCTGGCCGAATATCTGATTCGTACGCGAGCGGCATCGGAACGCTGGCGCTATGCCCTTCAGGCGCCCTCGCTGCGGACGGTGATTGCCCGTGAGCGTTCGTTTATTCTGGACGTGTTGCTGCGCAGCGGCCACTTTCAGGGTAGCCGCTCCGCCCGGAATACAGCCGGCTGTGCCTATCGTAGGTACCTGAAAGGTGCCTATCTGCCGCTCTATGTGGCGGCTGCGCTCCGGCATGCCGGAAAACTGACGTGGCCGGAAGATGGCCGTATCCGTCTGTATACGGCGGGGCGTAGTACCGCGCTTCCCATCCACATCCCGATTACGGACGATTTGCTCTGGCTGCTGGGATTGTTTGTAGCGGAAGGGCATGCGTTTGCCCGGAAGGGCACCTATCGGATTATGATCAGCTCGGAGGAACGGCTGCTGGATCGGGCCGCGCACATTCTGGAGACGCACCTGGGGATTCGTCCGCGTCGGATTGCAGCGCAATCGGGGCGGTCGCCTGCGCTGTACGCCGATGGGCGGCTGCTCTATGAGCTGTTCCACGAAGTTTTTCAGGTAGCAGCTCCTTCCAGAAGCCTGCGCCTGCCCGCCTGGATTCTTCAGCTTCCACTGAAACGGGTCAAGTACTTTCTGGAGGGCTATCGGGAAGGTGACGGAACCCACAGCCGTTATCCTGAAGTGCGGGAGCTGGCCTTCAATACGGCCAGTGAAGGGCTTGCAACCGATCTGACTTACCTGCTCCTGCGTTTTGGCATTGTAGCCTCGGTCGGGCAGTACGAAAGCACAATCAAGAAACGACCGGGGCGACGGTATCCATTCTGGCGTGTTACGGTCTGTGAGCTTTCCAATTTCAACATCCTGGAGTGGGATCGAGGTGTTACGCAACGCCTGAACGCGACGCGTCTGGGAGATCTGGTCTGGGCCAGGGTGCTTTCCATTGAGCCCATCGAAGCAACGCCGTACGTATACGATTTCAGTGTAGAAGGCTATGAAAACTTTGTAGCCGGCAACGGGGTCTGTGCGCATAACACGTACGGCCCCCGCATGCGCCTCGACGACGGCCGCGCCCTGCCCACGTTCATGGCGCAGGCCCTGCGCGGCGAGCCGATCACCGTCTTCGGCGACGGCAGCCAGACCCGCTCCTTCCAGTACATCGACGACCTCGTCGAGGGCATCTACCGCCTGCTGATGAGCGACTGCGTCGAGCCGGTCAACATCGGCAACCCGGACGAGATCTCGATCCTCGACTTCGCCCGGGAGGTCGTCCGCCTGACCGGCAGCCGGAGCGAGATCGTCTTCAAACCGCTGCCCCAGGACGACCCCAAGGTGCGCCAGCCGGACATCAGCCGGGCGCGCGAGGTGCTCGGCTGGATGCCCCGCGTGGATCGCGCCGAGGGCCTGCGTCGCACGCTCCAGTACTTCCAGGAACGCATCGCGGCCACGTCGAACGTTTAA
- a CDS encoding glycosyltransferase family 2 protein — protein MKHHTDLQPLVSAIMPAYNEQAHIGDAIRSILSQTLQNWELIIVNDGSTDNTERIVLSFDDARIKYVYQENKGRGAARNKALSLAKGKYVAVTDADDISLPERFETEVRFLEEHPEIAVVSGQLMVFGDSYTPRLLYRYPTDLEEIRAYFGRGVMGVPHPASMIRRSVFDEIGGYCEECLRAQDLELFLRINQRYTLACLDECMIHYRALPSEMTASFWFRLMKYQEYAYYRSRCIALGREPDSFTMWEHGHLNRLRFYVWHGLRYVKYKIRFFIK, from the coding sequence ATGAAGCACCATACGGACCTGCAACCGCTTGTGAGTGCAATCATGCCTGCGTACAATGAACAGGCACATATCGGTGATGCTATACGGAGTATTTTGAGTCAGACGCTTCAGAATTGGGAGCTTATCATCGTCAATGACGGCTCTACAGACAATACAGAGCGAATCGTTCTCAGCTTTGATGATGCTCGCATAAAGTATGTCTATCAAGAAAACAAGGGGCGCGGGGCAGCGAGAAATAAGGCCCTGTCTCTAGCAAAGGGGAAATATGTTGCTGTGACAGATGCCGACGATATCAGTTTACCAGAAAGGTTCGAAACGGAGGTGCGTTTTCTGGAAGAACATCCGGAGATAGCCGTCGTATCGGGGCAGTTGATGGTGTTTGGCGACTCTTATACTCCCCGTCTGTTATACAGGTATCCAACTGACCTGGAAGAGATTAGAGCATATTTTGGACGAGGAGTAATGGGCGTGCCGCATCCTGCCAGCATGATTCGCCGATCCGTGTTTGATGAAATCGGTGGGTATTGTGAAGAATGCCTGCGTGCGCAGGATTTGGAATTATTCCTGCGGATCAACCAGCGGTATACACTAGCCTGTCTGGACGAATGCATGATCCATTATCGGGCATTGCCCTCTGAAATGACTGCCTCGTTCTGGTTTCGTCTGATGAAATACCAGGAGTATGCATACTATAGAAGTCGCTGCATCGCACTGGGACGAGAACCGGATTCTTTTACTATGTGGGAGCATGGACATTTGAATCGTCTCCGATTTTATGTATGGCATGGATTGAGGTATGTGAAATATAAGATTAGGTTTTTTATTAAATGA
- a CDS encoding bifunctional sulfate adenylyltransferase/adenylylsulfate kinase → MKTVSLIEPHGGELCELLLTGEALDAAREAALHYPSITLTPRQICDIELLLNGGFSPLRGFLNRADYDGVVENMRLADGTLWPIPVTLDVPEETAKKLGEGDRVALRDQTGLLLAVLTVGDVWRPDKQREAEKVFGTTSTGHPAVAYLFDEAGDYYVGGTLEGIQLPRHYDFHDLRRTPRQMRALFEEKGWDRVVAFQTRNPMHRAHKELTDRAAEEIGGHLLIHPVVGMTKPGDIDYYTRVRCYRELLKYYPEGRATISLLPLAMRMGGPREAVWHAIIRKNYGCTHLIVGRDHAGPGKDRDGTPFYGPYDAQELILKHSEELGIGVVDFKLMVYVPSKDTYMPIDEAKAQGLAFEMISGTQLRRMLADGDEIPAWFSYPEVVAELRKTHPPKHRQGFTVFFTGLSGSGKSTIANALMVKLLERGGRPVTLLDGDVVRTHLSKGLGFSKEDRSTNVQRIGFVASEITKHRGIALCAPIAPYEADRRANRNLIEQYGGYIEVFVDTPLEECEKRDVKGLYAKARAGIIKGFTGIDDPYEAPTDAEIVLDTVNNDAEACADQVLHYLIEAGYLKDGEA, encoded by the coding sequence ATGAAAACCGTTTCCCTCATCGAGCCGCACGGCGGCGAACTCTGCGAACTGCTCCTGACCGGCGAAGCCCTCGACGCCGCCCGCGAAGCCGCACTGCATTATCCCTCGATCACCCTCACGCCCCGCCAGATCTGCGACATCGAGCTGCTGCTCAACGGCGGCTTCTCCCCGCTGCGGGGCTTCCTGAACCGGGCCGACTACGACGGCGTCGTCGAGAACATGCGCCTGGCCGACGGCACCCTCTGGCCCATCCCCGTCACGCTCGACGTCCCCGAGGAGACCGCGAAAAAACTCGGCGAAGGCGACCGGGTGGCCCTGCGCGACCAGACCGGCCTGCTCCTGGCCGTCCTCACCGTCGGCGACGTCTGGCGGCCCGACAAGCAGCGTGAGGCCGAAAAGGTCTTCGGCACCACGAGCACCGGCCACCCCGCCGTCGCCTACCTCTTCGACGAGGCCGGCGACTACTACGTCGGCGGCACGCTCGAGGGGATCCAGCTGCCCCGCCACTACGACTTCCACGACCTGCGCCGCACGCCCCGCCAGATGCGGGCCCTCTTCGAGGAAAAGGGCTGGGACAGGGTCGTCGCCTTCCAGACGCGCAACCCGATGCACCGGGCGCACAAGGAGCTGACCGACCGCGCCGCCGAGGAGATCGGCGGGCACCTGCTCATCCATCCCGTGGTGGGCATGACCAAGCCCGGCGACATCGACTACTACACGCGGGTGCGCTGCTACAGGGAACTGCTCAAGTACTACCCCGAGGGCCGCGCCACGATCAGCCTCCTGCCGCTGGCCATGCGCATGGGCGGGCCGCGCGAGGCCGTCTGGCACGCCATCATCCGGAAGAACTACGGCTGCACCCACCTGATCGTCGGGCGCGACCACGCCGGCCCCGGCAAGGACCGCGACGGCACCCCCTTCTACGGCCCCTACGACGCGCAGGAGCTGATCCTGAAGCACAGCGAGGAGCTGGGTATCGGCGTGGTGGACTTCAAGCTGATGGTCTACGTCCCCTCGAAGGACACCTACATGCCCATCGACGAGGCCAAGGCGCAGGGGCTTGCGTTCGAGATGATCTCGGGCACGCAACTCCGCCGGATGCTCGCCGACGGCGACGAGATCCCCGCCTGGTTCTCCTACCCCGAGGTGGTGGCCGAGCTGCGCAAGACGCACCCGCCCAAGCACCGGCAGGGCTTCACGGTCTTCTTCACGGGGCTCTCGGGTTCGGGCAAGTCGACCATCGCCAACGCCCTGATGGTGAAGCTGCTCGAGCGCGGCGGCCGCCCGGTGACCCTGCTCGACGGCGACGTGGTCCGTACCCACCTCTCGAAGGGCCTCGGCTTCTCGAAGGAGGACCGGTCGACGAACGTGCAGCGCATCGGCTTCGTGGCCAGCGAGATCACCAAGCACCGGGGCATCGCCCTCTGCGCGCCGATCGCACCGTACGAAGCCGACCGCCGCGCCAACCGGAACCTGATCGAGCAGTACGGCGGTTACATCGAGGTGTTCGTGGACACGCCGCTGGAGGAGTGCGAGAAGCGGGACGTGAAGGGCCTCTACGCCAAGGCCCGGGCCGGCATCATCAAGGGCTTCACCGGCATCGACGATCCCTACGAGGCCCCCACCGACGCCGAGATCGTGCTGGACACGGTGAACAACGACGCCGAAGCCTGCGCCGACCAGGTGCTGCACTACCTGATCGAAGCCGGCTACCTGAAGGACGGGGAGGCATAA
- a CDS encoding UDP-glucose dehydrogenase family protein, with protein MKIAIIGTGYVGLVTGTCFAEMGNEVVCVDIDAAKIERLRSGKLTIFEPGLELFFERGLRERRLRFTTDLAEAVATSEVIFLALPTPPGEDGSADLSYVLGVAEDIGRLLAAEEASRYRILVNKSTVPVGTAERVRAVLEAAGLKAGQHFDVVSNPEFLREGVAVEDFMKPERVIIGTGSRRAAEIMTQLYEPFVRQGNPILVMDERSAEMTKYAANAFLATKITFMNEVANVCDRVGANVDKIRIGIGLDSRIGKHFLYAGIGFGGSCFPKDVQALARTAQAYGYDFEILEAVLRVNDRQRRLLVDRVVDYFGGDLTGRRIAVWGLAFKPNTDDVREAPSHVVIRGLLEHGAEVVAFDPEAIETTRAVLGDVVSYAEDDYAALQGADALVICTEWNEFRRPDFDRMRLLLKQPVIFDGRNLYDPVRMAEGGFDYYSIGRPHYAPVANPVSINGKA; from the coding sequence ATGAAAATTGCCATCATTGGAACCGGCTACGTGGGCCTGGTGACGGGTACGTGCTTCGCCGAAATGGGGAACGAAGTGGTCTGTGTCGACATCGACGCGGCGAAGATCGAGCGCCTGCGCTCCGGCAAGCTGACCATCTTCGAGCCGGGCCTCGAACTCTTCTTCGAGCGAGGCCTGCGCGAGCGGCGCCTGCGTTTCACCACCGACCTGGCTGAGGCCGTCGCCACGAGCGAGGTGATCTTTCTGGCGCTGCCGACGCCGCCGGGCGAGGACGGGTCGGCGGACCTGTCCTACGTGCTCGGCGTGGCGGAGGACATCGGCCGGTTGCTGGCCGCCGAGGAGGCTTCCCGCTACCGCATCCTCGTCAACAAGAGCACGGTGCCGGTGGGCACGGCCGAGCGGGTGCGCGCCGTCCTGGAAGCGGCCGGCCTGAAAGCCGGGCAGCACTTCGACGTCGTCTCCAACCCCGAATTCCTGCGCGAGGGGGTGGCCGTCGAGGACTTCATGAAGCCCGAACGGGTCATCATCGGCACCGGCAGCCGCCGTGCCGCCGAGATCATGACGCAGCTCTACGAGCCGTTCGTCCGGCAGGGCAACCCGATCCTGGTCATGGACGAGCGCTCGGCGGAGATGACCAAGTACGCCGCCAACGCCTTCCTGGCCACCAAGATCACGTTCATGAACGAGGTGGCCAACGTGTGCGACCGCGTCGGGGCCAACGTGGACAAGATCCGCATCGGCATCGGGCTCGACAGCCGCATCGGCAAGCACTTCCTCTACGCCGGCATCGGCTTCGGCGGCAGCTGTTTCCCCAAGGACGTGCAGGCCCTGGCCCGCACGGCCCAGGCATACGGCTACGATTTCGAGATCCTCGAGGCCGTCCTCCGCGTCAACGACCGGCAGCGCCGCCTGCTCGTCGACCGCGTCGTGGACTACTTCGGGGGCGACCTGACGGGCCGCCGGATCGCCGTCTGGGGGCTGGCCTTCAAGCCGAACACGGACGACGTGCGCGAGGCGCCCTCGCACGTGGTCATCCGCGGCCTGCTCGAACACGGGGCCGAGGTCGTCGCCTTCGACCCCGAAGCCATCGAGACGACCCGCGCCGTGCTGGGCGACGTCGTCTCCTACGCCGAGGACGACTACGCCGCGCTGCAGGGCGCCGATGCCCTCGTCATCTGTACCGAATGGAACGAGTTCCGCCGTCCCGATTTCGACCGGATGCGCCTTCTGCTCAAGCAACCGGTCATCTTCGACGGGCGGAACCTCTATGACCCCGTGCGCATGGCCGAGGGCGGTTTCGACTACTACAGCATCGGCCGGCCCCACTACGCGCCGGTCGCCAACCCGGTCTCCATCAACGGAAAAGCCTGA
- a CDS encoding lipopolysaccharide biosynthesis protein, which yields MPDLTASALDQGLLSGANLAYNILLARWFAASAEGVGEYGAFSIVYSIYLFAYGLHAALILEPMAVFGAGKYHARYQQYLESLMTVQVAFLVIPFLAIGGVIFFSKSNLSLNTIAGACLVAPLMMIFGFVRRACYTLTRPDWAVRGSLVHAVALGMGALIMVRFDLISGFFAFLTLGVASIAGILVVAPVVGIRSRLRLTRWDGLILWRHWRFGKWLLASSILYWASDSIYLPLIGYWAGLEEAGIFKALRNIIFPLNQVVSAFSLLFLPIAAGIWHQDGIIALTKWIKRIISMFVFMTIIYILFVLFYGDFLITILYSNDVYKNYDWILVFLGAAAILESLKQGTSISLTAMEQTRLIFRTRIAGVIVTLVIGIALLYWMGLRGAVWGYVVSVFTVTLMSVLYAKRTMNNVAP from the coding sequence ATGCCTGACCTGACTGCGAGTGCTCTTGATCAGGGCTTGTTGTCAGGTGCGAACCTTGCCTACAATATCCTGTTGGCTCGCTGGTTTGCTGCTTCCGCAGAAGGGGTGGGAGAATACGGTGCCTTTTCAATTGTCTACTCTATTTATTTATTTGCCTATGGTCTGCATGCTGCTCTTATTTTAGAACCGATGGCCGTTTTTGGAGCGGGGAAGTATCATGCACGCTATCAACAGTACTTGGAATCACTAATGACAGTGCAGGTTGCTTTCCTTGTTATTCCTTTTCTGGCAATTGGGGGTGTAATTTTTTTTAGTAAAAGTAATTTGAGTTTAAATACAATAGCTGGTGCCTGTTTGGTTGCACCTTTAATGATGATTTTTGGATTCGTAAGAAGGGCATGTTATACCTTGACTCGACCTGATTGGGCAGTAAGAGGAAGTCTTGTCCATGCAGTGGCTTTAGGTATGGGAGCTTTGATTATGGTGAGGTTCGATCTTATCAGTGGTTTTTTTGCATTTCTAACGCTCGGAGTGGCCTCGATAGCTGGGATACTTGTTGTTGCACCTGTCGTTGGTATTCGATCCCGCTTACGATTAACTAGATGGGATGGACTCATTCTGTGGAGACACTGGCGATTCGGGAAATGGTTGCTTGCCTCTTCCATTTTGTATTGGGCTAGCGATTCAATCTATCTTCCGCTTATCGGATACTGGGCTGGACTGGAAGAGGCCGGTATTTTTAAGGCACTACGGAATATCATTTTCCCATTGAATCAGGTGGTTTCAGCGTTTTCCTTATTATTTCTTCCTATTGCAGCTGGTATCTGGCATCAAGATGGTATAATAGCACTGACGAAATGGATAAAGAGGATAATTTCCATGTTTGTTTTTATGACAATTATATATATTTTATTTGTTTTATTTTATGGAGATTTTTTGATTACTATTTTATATTCTAATGATGTTTATAAAAATTATGATTGGATCTTGGTTTTTTTGGGTGCTGCCGCCATTTTAGAATCTTTGAAACAGGGAACGAGTATATCCCTGACGGCTATGGAGCAGACACGACTAATCTTTAGGACGCGCATTGCAGGTGTCATCGTGACCCTCGTTATAGGAATAGCTTTGCTGTATTGGATGGGACTGCGTGGCGCGGTGTGGGGATATGTTGTTAGCGTTTTTACTGTAACGTTAATGTCTGTTCTTTATGCAAAACGAACGATGAATAATGTGGCACCTTGA
- a CDS encoding SLC13 family permease translates to MEALGWEAWFTVGVLVGMMGLLVREVARPDIVLLGSLGLLLLAGILTPEQAFAGFANPAVLTVAALFVVAAGVQEANALGFMDRLVFSPRGRLLGALVRLMLSTSFLSAFLNNTPIVAMFAPRVKQWAREVGLAPSKLLIPLSFAAIAGGMVTLIGTSTNIVVSGLMEAEGYPGLRMFDLTWVGVPVVFALLVYFLLVGHRLLPERKAEGPAYGNGLEDCLFEFRVAPRSYMIGQTVEAAGLRALGAAYLAHIHRGEHLIPATPDEILQAGDVLTFVGNATALDGLLDRPGLERVVSPIEAREDRALPLYEAVVAATSSLVDRTLREANFREEYGGVVLAIQRKDEQLAGPLGRIPLKAGDLLIIEAKQGFDQRWNARRDEFYLVAPRRPELKKPQPGKAPVAVVLLLGMVAASAAGWLPLVTAAFAAALAMIVTRCLSLAEARRSVDVSVLIVIAAALGLGKAVELTGLAGAMGHTLVQATAGLGPVGVLVALYVTTNILTELITHKAAAVLMLPVALAAGAEVGGDPTGLAVVIAVSAAGSFMTPIGYQTNLMVMAAGGYRYRDYLRVGLPATLLVMAITVFVVHRIWF, encoded by the coding sequence ATGGAAGCCCTTGGCTGGGAGGCCTGGTTCACGGTCGGCGTGCTGGTGGGCATGATGGGGCTGCTCGTCCGCGAGGTGGCGCGGCCGGACATCGTCCTGCTGGGCAGCCTGGGGCTGTTGTTGCTCGCGGGCATCCTCACGCCCGAGCAGGCCTTTGCCGGCTTCGCGAACCCGGCCGTGCTGACCGTGGCGGCGCTGTTCGTGGTGGCCGCCGGCGTGCAGGAGGCGAATGCCCTCGGTTTCATGGACCGGCTCGTCTTCTCGCCCCGGGGGCGGCTCCTCGGGGCGCTCGTCCGGCTGATGCTCTCCACCTCCTTCCTTTCGGCTTTTCTGAACAACACGCCCATCGTGGCCATGTTTGCGCCCCGGGTGAAGCAGTGGGCCCGGGAGGTGGGGCTGGCGCCCTCGAAGCTGCTCATCCCGCTCTCGTTCGCCGCCATCGCCGGGGGGATGGTGACCCTCATCGGGACCTCGACCAACATCGTCGTCTCGGGGCTGATGGAGGCCGAAGGGTATCCGGGCCTGCGCATGTTCGACCTGACCTGGGTGGGGGTGCCCGTCGTCTTCGCCCTGCTCGTCTATTTCCTTCTGGTCGGTCACCGGCTCTTGCCCGAGCGGAAGGCCGAGGGGCCGGCCTACGGCAACGGGCTGGAGGACTGCCTGTTCGAGTTCCGCGTGGCGCCGCGCTCCTACATGATCGGCCAGACGGTGGAGGCGGCGGGGCTGCGGGCGCTCGGCGCGGCCTACCTGGCCCACATCCACCGGGGGGAACACCTGATCCCGGCCACCCCGGACGAGATCCTGCAGGCCGGCGACGTGCTCACCTTCGTGGGCAACGCCACCGCCCTCGACGGGTTGCTCGACCGGCCCGGCCTGGAGCGCGTCGTCTCGCCCATCGAGGCCCGTGAGGACCGGGCGCTGCCGCTCTACGAAGCCGTCGTCGCCGCCACTTCCTCGCTCGTCGACAGGACGCTCCGGGAGGCCAACTTCCGGGAGGAATACGGCGGGGTGGTGCTGGCCATCCAGCGCAAGGACGAGCAGCTGGCCGGCCCGCTCGGGCGCATCCCCCTGAAGGCGGGCGACCTGCTCATCATCGAGGCGAAACAGGGGTTCGACCAGCGCTGGAACGCCCGCCGCGACGAGTTCTACCTGGTGGCGCCCCGCCGGCCGGAGCTCAAGAAGCCCCAGCCCGGCAAGGCGCCCGTGGCCGTGGTGCTGCTGCTGGGCATGGTGGCCGCCAGCGCGGCCGGCTGGCTGCCCCTGGTGACGGCCGCCTTTGCCGCCGCCCTGGCCATGATCGTCACGCGGTGCCTCTCGCTGGCCGAGGCCCGCCGTTCGGTGGACGTCTCCGTGCTGATCGTCATCGCCGCGGCGCTCGGGCTGGGCAAGGCGGTGGAACTCACCGGCCTGGCCGGGGCCATGGGGCATACCCTGGTGCAGGCCACCGCCGGCCTGGGGCCCGTGGGCGTGCTCGTGGCCCTCTACGTGACGACCAACATCCTCACCGAGCTGATCACCCACAAGGCCGCCGCCGTGCTCATGCTGCCGGTGGCCCTGGCCGCCGGCGCCGAGGTGGGCGGCGACCCCACCGGCCTCGCCGTCGTCATCGCCGTCAGCGCCGCCGGCAGCTTCATGACCCCCATCGGCTACCAGACCAACCTCATGGTCATGGCCGCCGGCGGCTATCGCTACCGCGACTACCTCCGCGTCGGCCTGCCCGCGACGCTCCTCGTCATGGCCATCACCGTCTTCGTCGTACATCGAATATGGTTTTAA
- a CDS encoding SLBB domain-containing protein: MTRFVLFALLLASGSLWPVQAQQLTEFERSRFSPAAYYNYAEPGDVTMLVNVWGSVRNPGLYEVPRNTRLSTLISLAGGPDLATNASLQANRTITIRLIRDAGGTRSTVFSTSMRNEVLIFDENPVLQEGDVLVMETILKPKIIWKDVFPIVAALGTVALAIERISR; this comes from the coding sequence ATGACACGTTTCGTCCTGTTTGCGCTCCTGCTGGCCTCCGGCAGCCTGTGGCCGGTGCAGGCCCAGCAGCTGACCGAGTTTGAACGCTCCCGCTTTTCTCCCGCAGCCTACTACAACTACGCCGAGCCGGGCGACGTGACCATGCTCGTCAACGTCTGGGGGTCCGTGCGCAATCCCGGCCTCTACGAGGTCCCCCGGAACACGCGGCTCAGTACCCTGATCTCGCTTGCCGGCGGGCCGGACCTCGCCACGAACGCCAGCCTGCAGGCCAACCGCACCATCACCATCCGGCTCATCCGCGACGCGGGGGGGACACGCAGCACCGTCTTTTCGACCTCGATGCGCAACGAAGTGCTGATCTTCGACGAGAACCCCGTCCTGCAGGAAGGGGACGTGCTGGTGATGGAGACCATCCTGAAACCGAAGATCATCTGGAAGGACGTCTTCCCCATCGTCGCCGCTCTTGGAACGGTGGCACTGGCGATCGAGCGGATTTCCCGCTAG